One Phaseolus vulgaris cultivar G19833 chromosome 11, P. vulgaris v2.0, whole genome shotgun sequence genomic window carries:
- the LOC137827804 gene encoding disease resistance protein RUN1-like, with translation MASNKRSSSSHAQKFDVFVSFRGADTRNGFTNHLFAALQRKGVVAFKDDQTIEKGDFLEPELLYAIEGSQVFIVVFSKDYASSTWCMKELTKIVEWVEETGRSLLPIFYDVTPSEVRKQTGEFAKAFDEHEERFKDDLEMVKKWRAALKTCSDRCGWDVQNKQQYEEIENVVEKVIHILGRNQIWSFGDDLVDMHSRVKQLEELLDLSVSDNVRLVGICGMGGIGKTTLVTALFNKISHQYNGCCYIDDLSKICLDLGATSAQKQLLCQVLNQGNIEIHHISYGTMLLKTRLRHLKTLVVLDNVDKVEQLEKLGLHPEYLGAGSRIIIISRDCRILQNYRVNEVYNVQFLDDTQALQLLCKKAFKSIDIKLEYKELAFDVLKYVKGLPLAIKVLGSFLLDRDVSEWRSALTRMKENPNKDIMNVLRISFDGLENLEKEIFLDIACFLSSYYFFGESKVNKHLEYRQFYPDIGMKVLIEKSLISRRGGEIEMHDLLKELGKSVVREKALNEPGKWSRLWSYNDFQKVMKLNKEARNVEAIVIDKDKEEFLQERIRVDALSKMNHLELLILQNVNCFGTLNYISNELRYLFWNHFPFMSLPPTFHPDQLVELMLPDSHIKQLWEGKKCLPNLRWLDLSHSKNLIEVPDLTEVPRLTILNLEGCIEIVEIHPSIAVLRELCHLNLGNCKKLVLNLNVISGLSSLNCLSISGCSKLLNSKMLMDPRHTKYLEKVDKNTNVIQLPTSSVYKLLMLPFQFFSQPKPQDSFGLLLSSLSCVPCLSYLDISFCNLLQIPDEIGNLRSLVILNLGGNKFVTLPSTINQLSNLKNLRLEHCKELKYLPELPTIKGYIIDSMYSGLFIFDCPKLSDTEHCYGILFSWIMQNLEVYLQPPIFSYEIREMLIVIPGTQIPKWFNKQNASDSISVDPSAVMDDPNWIGIAICVLFVTHENPMNLGEGYHHFDFITIAYGVNNVYLWPKVYSEVDILSKKDLVTVELDHLFTVFYSREEFIRLLRRHPNTMHDLHGVEFGIKVSCQGYRVVVKNCGYRWVFKEDRQQLNLNMFFGGNSSSPKKCD, from the exons ATGGCTTCCAACAAACGCAGCTCTTCATCACACGCTCAGAAATTTGATGTGTTTGTTAGCTTTAGAGGTGCAGATACTCGTAACGGTTTCACAAATCATCTTTTTGCAGCCCTTCAGAGAAAAGGAGTTGTTGCCTTCAAAGATGACCAAACAATCGAGAAAGGGGACTTCTTGGAGCCTGAGCTCTTGTACGCAATTGAAGGATCACAAGTTTTCATTGTTGTCTTCTCAAAGGACTATGCTTCATCCACATGGTGCATGAAAGAGCTTACGAAGATTGTTGAATGGGTTGAAGAAACGGGTCGAAGCTTGCTCCCTATTTTCTATGATGTCACTCCTTCTGAGGTCCGAAAACAGACCGGGGAGTTCGCAAAAGCTTTTGATGAACACGAAGAAAGGTTCAAAGATGACTTGGAAATGGTAAAAAAATGGAGGGCAGCTCTCAAAACATGTAGTGATCGTTGTGGGTGGGATGTTCAAAATAA GCAACAATATGAAGAAATTGAAAACGTTGTTGAAAAGGTAATCCACATATTGGGTCGAAATCAAATTTGGAGTTTCGGAGATGATTTAGTTGATATGCATTCTCGTGTTAAACAATTGGAAGAACTTCTTGATTTGAGTGTAAGTGATAATGTTCGACTTGTGGGAATTTGTGGGATGGGTGGAATAGGAAAGACGACGCTTGTAACTGCATTGTTTAATAAAATCTCTCATCAATATAATGGTTGTTGTTACATTGATGATTTAAGCAAAATTTGTTTGGATCTTGGAGCAACATCTGCACAGAAACAACTTCTTTGTCAAGTTCTAAATCAAGGAAATATTGAGATACACCATATTTCTTATGGAACTATGTTGTTGAAAACTAGGCTACGTCACTTAAAGACGCTTGTTGTTCTTGACAATGTTGATAAAGTGGAACAATTAGAGAAATTGGGTTTGCATCCTGAATATCTAGGTGCAGGGAGTAGAATCATCATAATTTCTAGAGATTGTCGTATCTTACAAAATTACAGAGTAAATGAAGTTTACAATGTTCAATTTTTGGATGACACTCAAGCTCTTCAATTACTTTGTAAAAAAGCTTTCAAATCTATCGATATCAAGTTAGAATATAAAGAGTTGGCATTTGATGTTCTGAAGTATGTGAAAGGTCTTCCATTAGCAATTAAAGTATTGGGCTCATTTTTACTTGATCGAGATGTTTCTGAGTGGAGAAGTGCATTGACTAGAATGAAAGAAAATCCAAACAAAGATATCATGAATGTGTTGCGAATAAGTTTTGATGGATTGGAGAATCTAgagaaagaaatatttttagatATTGCTTGTTTCTTATCCAGTTATTATTTCTTTGGGGAGTCAAAAGTGAATAAGCATCTAGAATATCGACAATTTTATCCTGACATTGGTATGAAAGTTCTCATTGAGAAATCACTTATAAGTCGTCGAGGAGGGGAGATTGAAATGCATGACTTGTTGAAAGAGTTGGGTAAGAGTGTTGTCCGAGAAAAAGCCCTCAATGAACCAGGAAAGTGGAGTAGGTTATGGAGTTACAATGATTTCCAAAAAGTCATGAAACTAAATAAG GAAGCCAGAAATGTTGAAGCTATAGTTATTGACAAAGACAAAGAAGAGTTTCTCCAAGAAAGAATAAGAGTggatgctctctcaaaaatgaATCACCTAGAGTTGCTCATTCTTCAAAATGTGAACTGTTTTGGAACTCTCAATTATATTTCCAATGAACTGAGATATCTATTTTGGAATCACTTTCCTTTCATGTCTTTGCCACCAACTTTCCATCCAGATCAACTTGTAGAACTAATGCTGCCGGATAGCCATATCAAACAATTGTGGGAAGGAAAAAAG TGTCTGCCTAATTTGAGATGGCTGGATCTGAGTCACTCAAAAAATCTTATTGAGGTGCCAGACTTAACTGAGGTTCCACGTCTTACGATTCTCAATCTTGAAGGATGTATAGAAATTGTTGAGATTCATCCATCCATTGCTGTTCTAAGAGAACTTTGTCATTTGAATTTGGGAAATTGTAAAAAACTTGTCCTTAATCTGAATGTCATATCTGGGCTCAGTTCTCTTAATTGCTTAAGTATCTCTGGTTGTTCAAAATTACTAAATAGTAAGATGTTAATGGACCCAAGGCACACAAAATATCTGGAGAAAGTTGATAAAAATACAAATGTGATCCAATTGCCAACATCCTCTGTATACAAACTTCTAATGTTGCCTTTCCAATTTTTCTCCCAACCAAAACCTCAAGATTCATTTGGTTTGTTATTGTCTTCTTTGTCTTGTGTCCCATGTTTGTCGTATCTTGATATAAGCTTCTGCAATCTACTTCAAATCCCAGATGAAATTGGGAACTTGCGTTCTTTAGTAATATTAAATTTGGGGGGAAACAAATTTGTGACACTACCAAGCACCATCAATCAACTTTCCAATCTTAAAAATTTGAGATTGGAACACTGCAAGGAACTGAAATATTTGCCTGAGCTTCCGACAATAAAAGGATACATAATTGACAGCATGTACAGTGGATTATTCATTTTTGATTGCCCCAAGTTGAGTGATACGGAACACTGTTATGGCATacttttttcttggatcatGCAAAATCTTGAG GTTTACTTACAGCCTCCTATTTTCTCATATGAGATACGTGAGATGTTAATTGTTATTCCTGGAACTCAAATTCCAAAGTGGTTCAATAAACAAAATGCAAGTGATTCAATTAGTGTGGATCCATCTGCTGTTATGGATGACCCAAATTGGATAGGTATTGCCATTTGTGTTCTATTTGTCACACATGAAAATCCTATGAATTTGGGTGAAGGATATCATCATTTTGATTTCATTACTATTGCATACGGTGTCAATAATGTCTACCTTTGGCCAAAAGTTTATTCAGAAGTTGATATACTTTCCAAGAAGGATCTGGTGACAGTTGAATTAGATCACTTGTTCACAGTGTTTTACTCTCGAGAAGAATTCATTCGTCTTCTAAGAAGACATCCAAATACCATGCATGATCTTCATGGAGTTGAATTTGGAATTAAGGTTAGTTGTCAAGGTTATCGTGTTGTGGTGAAGAATTGCGGGTATCGTTGGGTATTTAAGGAGGATCGTCAACAATTAAACTTAAACATGTTTTTCGGAGGAAATTCTTCATCTCCAAAGAAATGTGATTAA